The Providencia rettgeri genome includes a window with the following:
- a CDS encoding Transposase and inactivated derivatives produces MPYIKQARSVEELMPWLYLKGVSTGDYQEALSSLLGAKLAVGDGALGFWKVLSKSYPDTRHQRCWIQKTANILNTLPKSAQPKVKTALHEIWISETHDGAYKAFDRALVRFGSKYYGAMERLRKDRDELQAFYDFPAEYWCHIRTTNPIESTFVTVRLRAKRVRNCDSRETTLVMVYKLLESAQNKWKQIKGFNLLTLVVNNVKFKDGERVSDQSDKNAT; encoded by the coding sequence ATGCCTTACATAAAGCAAGCTAGAAGTGTAGAAGAGCTAATGCCTTGGCTGTACCTGAAGGGTGTCAGCACAGGTGATTATCAGGAAGCATTATCATCGTTGTTAGGTGCTAAGCTCGCGGTTGGTGATGGCGCACTAGGGTTTTGGAAGGTGCTGAGCAAGTCCTATCCAGATACACGCCATCAACGTTGTTGGATACAAAAGACGGCGAACATTCTGAATACTTTGCCAAAGTCAGCTCAGCCTAAGGTCAAAACAGCATTGCATGAGATTTGGATATCTGAGACTCATGATGGTGCCTACAAAGCTTTTGATCGTGCATTGGTGCGCTTTGGGTCGAAGTATTATGGTGCGATGGAACGCCTGCGCAAGGACAGAGATGAGTTGCAAGCATTCTACGATTTCCCGGCCGAATACTGGTGCCATATTCGGACGACCAATCCAATAGAGTCGACCTTTGTAACCGTTCGACTGAGAGCCAAGCGTGTACGTAATTGTGATTCACGAGAAACCACCTTAGTAATGGTTTACAAACTGTTGGAATCAGCACAAAATAAATGGAAGCAGATCAAAGGATTTAATCTACTGACGCTAGTGGTCAACAATGTAAAGTTCAAGGATGGTGAACGGGTATCGGATCAATCAGACAAGAACGCGACTTGA
- a CDS encoding RES domain: protein MLYVGTTVKTAISEVRPWVGANVSLATCKLLSPLRVLDLSLGHGKSSLSGPIFSYILGVKELTAQQKEKAVWTDIDNAFSTPVTRSDDKADYAPTQILAELFRSAGYDAIAYKSHFGDEGYNIAIFDLDSVDVVSCAPYQVKTINIIAEQVNNAWYKTST, encoded by the coding sequence GTGCTATATGTAGGTACAACAGTAAAGACTGCGATTTCTGAAGTGCGGCCTTGGGTCGGTGCTAATGTTTCTTTAGCAACATGCAAACTTTTATCTCCATTGAGGGTACTCGATCTTTCGCTTGGTCATGGTAAGTCCTCACTTTCTGGGCCTATTTTTAGTTATATACTCGGTGTAAAAGAGCTTACAGCACAACAGAAAGAGAAAGCTGTTTGGACTGATATTGATAACGCATTTTCAACGCCAGTTACGCGGTCGGATGATAAGGCTGATTACGCACCGACTCAAATACTGGCTGAGCTTTTTCGTAGTGCTGGGTATGATGCAATTGCATATAAAAGCCACTTCGGAGATGAGGGCTATAACATCGCAATATTTGATTTAGATTCGGTCGATGTAGTTAGTTGTGCTCCCTATCAGGTAAAAACGATAAATATTATTGCCGAACAGGTAAATAATGCATGGTATAAGACTTCTACCTAA
- the blc gene encoding Outer membrane lipoprotein blc precursor, with protein sequence MRVKSIFMFLSMLLLNGCSVKVPKDISPVEKFDLSRYLGEWHEVARIDNRFEKGLSKVSANYSLRDDGGVKVVNRGWNSESKKWKESIGKAYFVESSDTGALKVSFFGPFYGGYNIIKLDDNYQYSLVVGPNKDYLWVLSRTPTMPPELLNEYLSFASNHGFDRQRILIFQ encoded by the coding sequence ATGCGAGTGAAGTCAATTTTTATGTTTTTAAGTATGCTTCTACTTAACGGATGTAGCGTTAAAGTGCCAAAAGATATATCACCTGTTGAGAAGTTTGATTTATCACGTTACCTTGGCGAATGGCATGAAGTAGCGAGAATAGATAATCGATTTGAAAAAGGATTAAGTAAAGTCTCTGCTAACTATTCTCTTCGTGATGACGGAGGTGTAAAAGTAGTGAATAGAGGATGGAATTCTGAAAGCAAAAAATGGAAAGAGAGTATAGGGAAAGCTTACTTTGTTGAATCCTCGGATACTGGGGCTTTAAAGGTTTCATTCTTTGGGCCCTTTTACGGCGGCTATAATATTATTAAGCTAGATGATAACTATCAATATTCATTAGTTGTTGGACCTAATAAAGATTATCTATGGGTGCTATCACGTACTCCAACTATGCCACCAGAGTTATTAAATGAATACCTTAGTTTTGCAAGTAACCATGGTTTTGATAGGCAAAGAATATTGATATTCCAATAG
- a CDS encoding entericidin B membrane lipoprotein: MLKKISFLICSLVVAFTLTACNTTKGVGEDIEAGGEAIQRAAQ, from the coding sequence ATGTTAAAAAAAATCAGTTTCCTCATCTGCTCATTAGTTGTTGCTTTCACATTAACTGCCTGTAATACCACTAAAGGTGTTGGTGAAGATATAGAAGCAGGAGGAGAAGCAATACAAAGAGCAGCCCAGTAA
- the gsp_1 gene encoding Bifunctional glutathionylspermidine synthetase/amidase, giving the protein MGLLSSEYEPFGTLLGYAPGGVAIYSSDYDSLPNVENKKDISFRSYIGNEYMGYKWQCVEFARRFLYLNYGTVFSDVGMAYEVFSLRFLRHVVDDDILPLKAFVNGSPVKPAAGSLLIWDEGGEFNKTGHIAIITKVYDDKVRIAEQNVIHHKLPIGQQWTRELSLKRDKGRYTLSDTFPNTKILGWMIQTDSDEHAYSGPYTNPELLKIHAAKIDNKIDYNNEWLNSSNPIENKYIQARQGRALNSALHEYFTISSTAENQLIQATNEVHLMYLHATEKVLKSDKLLKLFNIPEILWPRIRLSWKNRRHDMITGRLDFCLDERGLKVYEYNADSASCHTEAGVIIDKWAKVGQLKDGKNPSGYLTELLSSTWEHSSAKPFIHIMQDVDSEEDYHSQYMAHAITEAGFDYKIIHGLDELFWNETGQVVDSDGRILECVWKTWAWETALEQIRQECEKDYEHSALQIRTGHSEYNDVRLVDVLLKPEIRVFEPLWTVIPSNKAILPILWSLFPYHPYLLNTSFDISDELRSSGYAIKPIAGRCGDNIGLIGECDTILDETSGQFDKQENIYQQLWCLPNVAGRFIQVCTFTVGGHYGGACLRSDPSLVIKKDSNMEPLWILDDNDFLEKPLC; this is encoded by the coding sequence ATGGGGTTATTAAGTAGTGAATACGAACCTTTTGGAACTTTACTCGGATATGCTCCAGGAGGCGTAGCAATATACTCATCAGATTATGATTCATTGCCTAATGTGGAAAATAAAAAAGATATTTCTTTTCGAAGTTATATTGGCAATGAATATATGGGCTATAAATGGCAATGCGTTGAGTTTGCTCGTCGTTTTTTATACCTCAATTACGGTACTGTTTTTAGTGATGTTGGTATGGCCTATGAAGTATTTTCTCTGCGCTTTCTACGACACGTAGTTGATGATGACATTTTACCGTTAAAAGCTTTTGTTAATGGGAGTCCTGTTAAGCCTGCCGCGGGGTCATTGTTAATTTGGGATGAGGGGGGTGAGTTTAATAAAACAGGCCATATAGCAATTATCACCAAGGTTTATGATGATAAAGTACGTATCGCTGAGCAAAATGTCATTCACCATAAATTGCCCATAGGCCAGCAGTGGACAAGAGAATTGTCTCTGAAAAGAGATAAAGGAAGATATACACTATCAGATACTTTCCCAAACACTAAAATTTTGGGATGGATGATACAAACAGATAGTGATGAGCATGCTTATTCAGGCCCGTATACTAATCCTGAGTTGCTAAAGATTCATGCTGCTAAAATAGATAATAAGATTGACTATAATAACGAATGGTTGAATAGCTCAAATCCCATAGAAAATAAATATATTCAAGCTAGACAAGGTCGCGCGCTAAATAGCGCTCTTCATGAATATTTTACAATATCTAGTACCGCTGAAAATCAACTGATACAAGCAACCAATGAAGTTCATCTTATGTATCTGCATGCGACAGAAAAAGTATTAAAGAGTGATAAGTTATTGAAACTTTTTAATATTCCAGAAATACTTTGGCCTCGCATACGTTTATCCTGGAAGAATCGACGTCATGATATGATCACAGGAAGATTAGACTTTTGTTTGGATGAGCGAGGGTTAAAAGTCTATGAATATAATGCGGATTCAGCTTCTTGTCATACAGAGGCAGGGGTAATTATTGATAAGTGGGCAAAAGTAGGGCAGCTGAAAGATGGCAAAAACCCAAGTGGTTACTTAACTGAATTACTTTCTAGTACATGGGAACATTCTTCAGCTAAACCGTTTATTCATATTATGCAGGATGTAGATAGTGAAGAAGATTATCATTCGCAATACATGGCGCATGCAATTACTGAAGCGGGATTCGATTATAAAATTATTCATGGTTTAGACGAATTATTTTGGAATGAAACAGGTCAAGTCGTTGATAGTGATGGCCGTATATTAGAGTGTGTTTGGAAAACATGGGCGTGGGAAACTGCTCTTGAGCAAATTCGGCAGGAATGTGAGAAAGACTATGAGCATTCAGCGCTACAAATTCGTACCGGACACTCAGAATATAATGACGTCAGACTAGTTGATGTATTATTAAAGCCTGAGATTCGTGTCTTTGAGCCTTTATGGACAGTCATTCCAAGTAATAAAGCGATATTACCTATTCTTTGGTCGTTATTTCCCTATCATCCCTATCTTTTGAATACAAGTTTTGATATCAGTGACGAGTTACGCTCGAGTGGTTATGCAATAAAGCCAATAGCAGGCCGCTGTGGTGACAATATCGGTTTGATAGGTGAGTGCGACACGATTTTAGATGAGACTTCTGGCCAATTCGATAAACAGGAAAATATTTACCAACAATTATGGTGCTTGCCAAACGTTGCAGGGCGTTTTATTCAAGTCTGCACATTTACTGTCGGAGGTCACTATGGTGGAGCATGTTTACGTTCAGACCCATCATTAGTTATCAAAAAAGATAGTAATATGGAGCCATTATGGATACTTGATGATAATGATTTTTTGGAAAAACCATTATGTTAG
- a CDS encoding Bacteriophage lysis protein — MDLSNAKAEIDKLRNDVSNGTKRVYVNAKCPKPEANTFESGGNESSARLSEAAEQDYWRLRKMIVENEKQTLYLQDYIRTECLH, encoded by the coding sequence ATGGATCTCTCAAATGCAAAAGCTGAAATTGATAAGCTGCGCAATGATGTTAGTAATGGTACTAAGCGCGTGTACGTCAACGCCAAATGTCCAAAACCCGAAGCGAATACCTTCGAAAGCGGAGGCAATGAAAGCTCCGCACGACTTAGTGAAGCAGCTGAACAAGATTATTGGCGTCTCAGAAAAATGATAGTTGAGAACGAAAAACAAACTTTGTATTTGCAAGATTACATTAGAACGGAGTGCTTACATTAG
- the ygiW_4 gene encoding Uncharacterized conserved protein has translation MNKTVIALVLSAASFGVLANNHAGGFVSNEGSVGPKGGFVATAQAVTTVVQAKELPDDAWVSLEGHIVKQIGKELYEFKDSTGSIAVDIDDRRWRGQVVTPETKVRLDGEIDKEWASLEVDVKRVTIINK, from the coding sequence ATGAATAAGACAGTTATTGCGCTCGTATTATCAGCAGCTTCATTTGGCGTATTAGCTAATAACCATGCTGGTGGATTTGTTTCGAATGAGGGTTCTGTTGGTCCAAAAGGTGGGTTTGTTGCAACAGCTCAAGCAGTAACAACTGTCGTTCAAGCGAAAGAGCTTCCTGATGATGCATGGGTTTCACTTGAAGGTCATATTGTTAAACAGATTGGTAAAGAGCTTTACGAATTTAAAGATAGTACTGGCTCAATTGCTGTAGATATTGATGATAGGCGCTGGCGTGGACAGGTTGTGACACCTGAAACAAAAGTTCGTTTAGATGGTGAAATTGATAAAGAGTGGGCTTCATTAGAAGTTGATGTAAAGCGAGTAACCATTATCAATAAATAG
- the yagU_4 gene encoding Inner membrane protein yagU, with product MIDLFKLTKKSSRHICIAIYVGIIAGIFSALVKSGFEGLIPPRTLETTPPPIVLLEKLGLNIDTMTYHWMGYSINWGGNGVHILFSIVIAVIYCVIAEYLPKVKLLHGICFGIGVSVFAHGLVVPLLGLSGWLWTAGYQALISEFVGTAFWIWSIEAIRQNLRYCLTKEKDAE from the coding sequence ATGATTGATCTATTTAAATTGACAAAGAAAAGCTCTAGGCATATTTGTATAGCAATATATGTTGGTATTATTGCGGGTATATTTTCCGCTTTAGTTAAATCTGGCTTTGAAGGTTTGATTCCACCGAGAACGCTAGAAACAACCCCACCTCCCATTGTCTTGTTAGAAAAGCTTGGGCTAAATATAGATACTATGACTTATCATTGGATGGGATATAGTATTAATTGGGGCGGGAATGGTGTTCATATATTATTTTCGATAGTTATTGCAGTTATATATTGTGTTATCGCTGAATACTTACCTAAGGTGAAATTATTACACGGTATATGTTTTGGTATCGGTGTTTCTGTTTTTGCTCATGGCTTAGTTGTACCATTATTAGGATTGTCTGGCTGGCTTTGGACTGCTGGTTATCAAGCACTAATATCTGAGTTTGTTGGAACTGCTTTTTGGATTTGGTCTATTGAAGCTATTAGGCAAAACTTGCGTTATTGTTTAACTAAAGAAAAAGACGCTGAGTAG
- the hdeA_3 gene encoding 10K-S protein yields MKKILFASIIATSLMTTSAFAATDAKPVSQWTCEDFLAIDDAFYPTAIGAAEIITQKGKVEDPTLDISGIATSTPLIVEACEKAPKESFIQKVEAHLKKM; encoded by the coding sequence ATGAAAAAAATATTATTTGCTAGCATCATTGCAACATCGTTAATGACCACTTCAGCTTTCGCCGCAACAGATGCAAAACCTGTATCTCAATGGACATGCGAAGATTTCTTAGCAATCGATGATGCATTTTATCCAACAGCAATTGGTGCTGCTGAGATTATTACCCAGAAAGGTAAGGTAGAAGACCCTACTTTAGATATTAGTGGTATTGCAACATCCACTCCGTTAATTGTTGAAGCTTGCGAAAAAGCTCCCAAAGAATCATTTATTCAAAAAGTCGAAGCTCATTTGAAAAAAATGTAA
- the yagU_5 gene encoding Inner membrane protein yagU — translation MWSNKINLKIVVWGTIIGGFISSLVKWGSEVNMPPRVAGEISPPAANIDAWFSWLGINSHSLDYFYQGSLVGGAVTLYHWLFSFAFAFVYVFISAYLPKIRMFYGVLYGVLITIFAHGIMIPLFGFRHPSYNEGKVGWLWNLNGYELVSEILGHIYWAVSIEICLIAVLASFARPIRGSWTVR, via the coding sequence ATGTGGAGTAATAAGATAAATTTAAAGATAGTTGTTTGGGGAACTATTATTGGTGGCTTCATTAGCTCATTAGTTAAATGGGGCTCTGAAGTGAATATGCCTCCGAGAGTTGCAGGTGAAATATCACCACCAGCAGCGAATATTGATGCGTGGTTTAGTTGGTTAGGCATCAATTCTCATTCTCTTGATTATTTTTATCAGGGATCATTGGTCGGTGGTGCTGTAACCTTATACCATTGGTTATTTAGTTTTGCGTTCGCTTTTGTATACGTCTTTATATCAGCTTATCTGCCTAAAATTCGAATGTTTTATGGTGTATTATATGGTGTTTTGATCACAATATTTGCTCATGGAATAATGATCCCATTATTTGGATTTCGTCATCCCTCATATAATGAGGGTAAAGTTGGTTGGCTCTGGAATTTAAATGGTTATGAATTAGTTAGCGAGATTTTAGGACATATTTATTGGGCTGTATCTATAGAAATATGTCTCATTGCAGTTTTAGCATCTTTTGCTCGCCCTATACGTGGTAGCTGGACTGTACGATAA
- a CDS encoding Antitermination protein produces the protein MAAIGMTESRAKFGMTAFLAKNDVSEEDKFSTVEGLTQYALKIAPKLVRKAAGNKLGYCLIVLSKMTFEDYARSAGSVCQCSACSGKGMLDKKLLQQSIQRGKLFFRHFPRASPSDIPIQSAMLWKLKK, from the coding sequence ATGGCTGCGATCGGGATGACCGAATCACGAGCTAAGTTTGGGATGACAGCCTTTCTGGCTAAAAATGATGTCAGTGAAGAGGATAAATTTTCTACCGTGGAGGGCTTGACTCAATATGCGCTAAAAATAGCGCCTAAATTAGTTCGCAAAGCTGCTGGCAATAAATTGGGCTACTGTTTAATTGTTCTGTCTAAAATGACTTTTGAGGATTACGCTCGATCAGCAGGTTCGGTTTGCCAGTGTTCAGCATGTAGTGGGAAAGGAATGCTTGATAAAAAATTACTACAACAAAGTATTCAACGAGGGAAGCTATTTTTCCGTCATTTTCCAAGAGCCAGCCCAAGCGATATACCAATACAGAGCGCGATGTTGTGGAAACTAAAAAAGTGA
- a CDS encoding Cytochrome b(N-terminal)/b6/petB, with product MSILKSIWDFFGLYQTKRIRILHMLILLLVISQIIVSNWMTGTKSVVIPFFEETYLFTWIHIVSGFVLFFLTFFFVVLCFHQRGFRYFYPYLWGDFKQIKEDINSLLAKKLPDSSPKGLAATVQGLGLGALSIVILSGIAWFFLWLQQSPFALEARSIHKSLTILIEIYIYGHGGLGIIHFIIWKKSKNK from the coding sequence GTGAGCATATTAAAATCGATTTGGGATTTTTTTGGTCTTTATCAGACTAAAAGAATAAGAATTTTACATATGTTAATTCTACTCTTAGTGATATCGCAAATCATTGTTAGTAATTGGATGACGGGTACTAAGTCAGTAGTTATTCCGTTTTTTGAAGAGACTTATTTATTTACTTGGATTCATATCGTTTCAGGCTTTGTGCTTTTTTTCTTAACGTTCTTTTTTGTCGTGTTATGTTTTCACCAGAGAGGGTTTAGATATTTTTATCCCTATCTCTGGGGGGATTTTAAGCAAATCAAAGAAGATATAAACTCTCTTTTAGCTAAAAAGCTACCAGACAGCTCACCTAAAGGGCTTGCCGCGACAGTTCAAGGGCTAGGGTTAGGTGCTTTATCAATTGTTATTTTGTCTGGTATTGCATGGTTTTTTCTATGGTTACAGCAGTCTCCATTTGCTTTAGAGGCTAGAAGTATTCATAAATCACTCACAATTTTAATTGAGATTTATATTTATGGTCACGGTGGTTTAGGGATTATTCATTTTATAATTTGGAAAAAAAGTAAAAATAAATAG
- a CDS encoding Predicted P-loop ATPase, with the protein MDKNPPSDSMILDKPVTDPDEDRYGFRYVVQQLAHAIAGIGREGSAVIGIEGAWGAGKTSLLSLLRTALENR; encoded by the coding sequence ATGGATAAAAATCCACCGTCTGATTCGATGATTCTGGACAAGCCTGTCACTGATCCTGATGAGGATCGCTATGGTTTTCGCTATGTTGTCCAACAGTTGGCTCATGCTATTGCGGGGATTGGGCGTGAGGGGAGTGCCGTTATTGGTATCGAAGGGGCTTGGGGGGCAGGAAAAACTAGCTTGCTTAGCTTACTACGCACCGCTCTGGAAAATAGATAA
- the tusE gene encoding Sulfurtransferase TusE: protein MLVFNNQEIETDAQGYLLDSQQWSEELIPLLAQQEDIEITNEHLEIIRFVRNFYLEFNTSPAIRMLVKAVSQQFGEEKGNSRYLYRLFPKGPAKQATKLAGLPKPVKCI from the coding sequence ATGTTGGTTTTTAATAATCAAGAAATAGAAACAGATGCGCAAGGTTACCTGCTTGATAGCCAACAATGGAGTGAAGAATTAATCCCTTTACTCGCGCAGCAAGAAGATATTGAAATTACTAATGAACACCTAGAAATTATCCGTTTCGTCAGGAATTTCTACTTGGAATTTAATACCTCACCGGCTATCCGTATGTTGGTTAAAGCAGTTTCTCAACAATTTGGGGAAGAAAAAGGCAATAGCCGCTATTTATACCGGCTATTTCCAAAAGGCCCAGCTAAGCAAGCCACTAAACTTGCTGGCCTGCCAAAACCGGTGAAATGTATTTAA
- the yccX gene encoding Acylphosphatase: MTASGRYFYIYGRVQGVGFRYQTYHWANQNGIKGFVCNRDDGSVKLAVYGSEQDIEFVDDWLKAGGPPGAKIDHFFTENWKAEPIADFSVRY, translated from the coding sequence ATGACTGCATCTGGTCGTTATTTTTATATTTATGGTCGTGTTCAAGGGGTTGGGTTTCGTTACCAAACCTATCATTGGGCTAATCAGAATGGCATAAAAGGCTTTGTGTGTAACCGGGATGACGGCAGCGTTAAGTTAGCTGTTTATGGCTCAGAGCAAGATATTGAGTTTGTTGATGACTGGCTGAAAGCGGGTGGTCCTCCGGGAGCAAAGATAGACCATTTTTTCACCGAAAATTGGAAAGCTGAGCCAATAGCGGATTTTAGTGTCCGCTATTAG
- the hspQ gene encoding Heat shock protein hspQ, giving the protein MMITSKYGIGQQVRHKLLGYLGVVVDVDAEYSLEQPHDDDIAANSTLRDLPWYHVVMEDDNGDAVHTYLAEAQITYETAEDHPEQPSMDELAESIRSQLQAPRLRN; this is encoded by the coding sequence ATGATGATCACCAGTAAATATGGAATCGGGCAACAAGTTAGACACAAACTTCTCGGCTACTTAGGCGTTGTTGTAGATGTAGACGCTGAGTATTCGCTCGAACAACCACATGATGATGATATTGCCGCTAACAGCACACTACGCGATCTACCTTGGTATCATGTTGTTATGGAAGATGACAATGGGGATGCTGTTCATACTTATTTGGCCGAAGCTCAAATTACCTATGAAACCGCAGAAGACCATCCAGAACAACCATCAATGGATGAACTAGCGGAATCAATAAGGTCTCAGTTGCAAGCACCTCGCCTTCGCAACTAA
- the yccU gene encoding acetyl coenzyme A synthetase (ADP forming), alpha domain gives MRDQEIAEILKSVRTIALVGASDKANRPSYEVMEYLLHQGYTVIPVSPKLAGQTLLGQLVYEKLSDIPEPIDMVDVFRNAEAAIGVAREAVEVKAKVLWLQKGVISEEAQKIALQAGLQFVMDKCPKQEIPALGLEK, from the coding sequence ATGAGAGATCAAGAAATTGCTGAAATTTTAAAGAGTGTTCGGACTATCGCTTTAGTTGGGGCGAGTGATAAAGCAAATAGGCCGAGTTATGAAGTTATGGAATATCTTTTGCATCAAGGCTATACCGTTATTCCAGTGAGCCCAAAATTGGCAGGGCAAACTTTATTAGGGCAGCTTGTATACGAAAAGCTTAGTGATATACCAGAGCCTATTGATATGGTCGATGTATTTCGTAATGCAGAAGCTGCAATAGGAGTAGCCAGGGAAGCGGTAGAAGTAAAAGCTAAAGTTTTGTGGTTACAAAAAGGCGTGATTAGCGAAGAAGCGCAAAAAATCGCTTTGCAGGCAGGTTTACAGTTTGTTATGGATAAATGCCCAAAACAAGAAATCCCTGCATTAGGCCTTGAAAAATAA
- the mgsA gene encoding Methylglyoxal synthase — MESTTRKITASKNIALVAHDHCKPSLLSWTKKNNERLQTHNLYATGTTGNLINQHTGLPVTSMLSGPMGGDQQIGSMIAEQKIDLLIFFWDPLNAVPHDPDVKALLRLATVWNIPVATNPATADFLITSPYFDNAIDIVIPDYQSYLTKRTN, encoded by the coding sequence ATGGAATCAACTACCCGTAAAATTACAGCCTCAAAAAATATTGCTTTGGTTGCCCATGACCACTGTAAACCCTCATTATTATCTTGGACTAAGAAAAACAATGAACGGCTTCAAACTCACAATTTATATGCAACAGGAACAACCGGTAATTTAATTAACCAGCACACTGGATTGCCAGTTACCAGTATGTTAAGTGGCCCAATGGGGGGAGACCAACAAATAGGTTCAATGATTGCAGAACAAAAAATCGACCTATTGATTTTCTTCTGGGACCCTCTTAATGCAGTACCTCATGACCCAGATGTTAAAGCTTTACTACGCTTAGCCACAGTTTGGAATATTCCTGTCGCAACCAACCCTGCAACCGCTGATTTTTTAATTACCTCCCCCTATTTTGATAATGCGATAGACATTGTTATTCCTGATTACCAAAGCTACTTAACTAAACGGACTAACTAA